One Sanguibacter sp. HDW7 DNA window includes the following coding sequences:
- a CDS encoding ABC transporter substrate-binding protein, with amino-acid sequence MLRTGSRKRLIPLVALVSSVALFATACSGDGKTEETSKPGAGGSSAPSDKPAEKVDRPLVVFAGSQTPITANFNPYAPTVLHGALGPIYETLFHYNKTSADPATPMLGESFEFNAEGTEATIKLRAGVKWNDGKDFTADDVVFSFTNVAKANYIDSAEAVDATTVKLKFNAPSFTNEWAIFGATFIVPKHVFGEFTELEKLVAFANDKAPVGTGPFVLEAATSASYTLKANPNYWQTGKPALQEVQYLGIDGNSSAQAMMQAGEIDYMSLFVPNPESLTGTGDIAMVNTPMDPTVLYTCANADLGCKGAQTDVAVRNALSLALDRKTINDKAFVGLAGTISPTFALLGRDDKWIADGMPKEIGQTADVAGAEKILTDAGYAKGSDGIFAKDGQKVSMKLKVISDWSDYVSAVELISSQAKAAGIEVKVETTDWDGFSNARLSGDYELIIGGMVGTSLSDPFQLYRDWFAGTHTQKVGTNLEPGEWNMTRYSNKIVDDAIATAAGTRDEAAKKEAYGKIQTEIVRDLPYIPLIINATQTWFNTVDYGNWPTESNMFAFPAAWGSVSSGVVLSSITGPSK; translated from the coding sequence ATGCTCCGTACAGGAAGCCGCAAGCGGCTCATCCCGCTGGTGGCGCTGGTTTCCAGCGTCGCGCTGTTCGCCACCGCATGCTCGGGCGACGGCAAGACCGAAGAGACGTCAAAGCCCGGTGCGGGTGGCTCCTCGGCGCCGTCCGACAAGCCGGCCGAGAAGGTCGACCGCCCGCTCGTCGTGTTCGCCGGCTCGCAGACGCCGATCACCGCGAACTTCAACCCGTACGCGCCGACCGTCCTGCACGGCGCGCTCGGCCCCATCTACGAGACGCTCTTCCACTACAACAAGACGTCGGCCGACCCGGCCACGCCGATGCTCGGTGAGTCCTTCGAGTTCAACGCCGAGGGCACCGAGGCGACGATCAAGCTCCGCGCGGGCGTCAAGTGGAACGACGGCAAGGACTTCACGGCCGACGACGTCGTGTTCTCCTTCACCAACGTCGCCAAGGCGAACTACATCGACTCGGCCGAGGCCGTCGACGCCACGACCGTCAAGCTGAAGTTCAACGCCCCGTCCTTCACCAACGAGTGGGCGATCTTCGGCGCGACGTTCATCGTCCCCAAGCACGTCTTCGGCGAGTTCACCGAGCTCGAGAAGCTCGTCGCCTTCGCGAACGACAAGGCGCCCGTCGGCACCGGCCCGTTCGTCCTCGAGGCCGCGACCTCCGCGTCGTACACCCTCAAGGCCAACCCGAACTACTGGCAGACCGGCAAGCCGGCCCTCCAGGAGGTCCAGTACCTCGGCATCGACGGCAACAGCTCTGCTCAGGCGATGATGCAGGCCGGCGAGATCGACTACATGTCGCTCTTCGTGCCGAACCCCGAGTCGCTCACCGGCACCGGTGACATCGCGATGGTCAACACGCCGATGGACCCGACCGTCCTCTACACCTGCGCCAACGCCGACCTCGGCTGCAAGGGTGCCCAGACGGACGTCGCCGTGCGCAACGCTCTCAGCCTCGCGCTCGACCGCAAGACGATCAACGACAAGGCGTTCGTCGGCCTCGCCGGCACCATCTCGCCCACGTTCGCGCTCCTCGGTCGTGACGACAAGTGGATCGCCGACGGCATGCCCAAGGAGATCGGCCAGACGGCCGACGTCGCGGGCGCCGAGAAGATCCTCACCGACGCCGGCTACGCCAAGGGCTCGGACGGCATCTTCGCCAAGGATGGCCAGAAGGTCTCCATGAAGCTCAAGGTCATCTCCGACTGGTCCGACTACGTCTCCGCGGTCGAGCTCATCTCCTCGCAGGCCAAGGCGGCCGGCATCGAGGTCAAGGTCGAGACGACCGACTGGGACGGCTTCTCCAACGCGCGTCTCTCCGGTGACTACGAGCTCATCATCGGCGGCATGGTCGGCACGTCGCTGTCCGACCCGTTCCAGCTCTACCGCGACTGGTTCGCCGGTACGCACACCCAGAAGGTCGGGACGAACCTCGAGCCCGGCGAGTGGAACATGACGCGCTACTCCAACAAGATCGTCGACGACGCCATCGCCACGGCGGCCGGCACGCGTGACGAGGCAGCGAAGAAGGAGGCGTACGGCAAGATCCAGACGGAGATCGTCCGCGACCTCCCGTACATCCCGCTCATCATCAACGCCACGCAGACGTGGTTCAACACGGTCGACTACGGCAACTGGCCGACCGAGAGCAACATGTTCGCCTTCCCGGCCGCATGGGGCTCCGTCTCCTCGGGTGTCGTGCTCTCGAGCATCACCGGCCCGAGCAAGTGA
- a CDS encoding ABC transporter permease: MKFYIRRIAFYLVTLWAAISLNFFIPKLMPGNPADIFRENLLRQGGEVTPAMEKTIQLLFGSPDDSLWEQYTRYWSNLFQGNLGISTTKYPTPVTELLSEALPWTLILVGTATVIAFVLGVGLGAWAGWKRGTWVDSLIPGSALMQSIPYFWLALVLVAIFSVNLGWFPIIGGYSAREFRGGPEMSWEFIASATKHAVLPAATIVISSVGGWLIGMRNMMVATLSEDYVTTAEAKGLKPSRVFLTYATRNASLPSLAGFTITLGFVVAGSIVMEQVFSYPGIGKLMITAVTQKDFALMQGVFLVITLTVLAANFLMDIFYGLIDPRARQNV, translated from the coding sequence ATGAAGTTCTACATCCGAAGGATCGCCTTCTACCTGGTGACCCTCTGGGCAGCCATCTCCCTCAACTTCTTCATCCCCAAGCTGATGCCCGGCAATCCTGCCGACATCTTCCGGGAGAACCTTCTCCGCCAGGGTGGCGAGGTCACCCCGGCCATGGAGAAGACGATCCAGCTCCTCTTCGGCTCTCCCGACGACTCCCTCTGGGAGCAGTACACGCGGTACTGGTCGAACCTCTTCCAGGGCAACCTGGGAATCTCGACCACGAAGTACCCGACTCCGGTCACCGAGCTCCTCAGCGAGGCGCTCCCCTGGACCCTCATCCTCGTCGGCACCGCGACCGTCATCGCCTTCGTCCTGGGCGTCGGGCTCGGCGCCTGGGCGGGCTGGAAGCGCGGCACGTGGGTCGACAGCCTCATCCCCGGCTCCGCACTCATGCAGTCCATCCCGTACTTCTGGCTCGCGCTCGTGCTCGTCGCGATCTTCTCGGTCAACCTCGGTTGGTTCCCGATCATCGGCGGCTACTCGGCCCGCGAGTTCCGCGGCGGGCCAGAGATGTCGTGGGAGTTCATCGCGAGCGCCACGAAGCACGCGGTCCTGCCCGCGGCGACCATCGTCATCTCGTCCGTCGGCGGCTGGCTCATCGGCATGCGCAACATGATGGTCGCGACCCTCTCCGAGGACTACGTGACGACGGCCGAGGCCAAGGGGCTCAAGCCCTCCCGCGTCTTCCTCACCTACGCGACGCGCAACGCGTCGCTCCCCTCGCTCGCAGGATTCACGATCACCCTCGGCTTCGTCGTCGCCGGATCGATCGTCATGGAGCAGGTCTTCTCCTACCCCGGGATCGGCAAGCTCATGATCACCGCGGTGACGCAGAAGGACTTCGCGCTCATGCAGGGAGTGTTCCTCGTCATCACCCTCACGGTGCTCGCGGCGAACTTCCTCATGGACATCTTCTACGGACTCATCGACCCGAGGGCGCGCCAGAATGTCTGA
- a CDS encoding ABC transporter permease, translating to MSDNSTTQTTPDTALAQAAGAPALSGAPQRGGLKSFLPSFSGKLAIGLVLTLGITAFALIAPHVTQDPRNYDSDRFLPPGSGHLLGTNNLGADVLAQLAEGAAGSLMVGLVTGVIAILLSLVFGIVAGYLGGWTDEVLSLITSIMLVIPGLPLIIVIAAYLENRSLTVIAIILGLTSWAGPAIVLRTQARSLRNRDYVAAARVAGERPLRIITVEILPNLLPLLAAQFLGAFVAAILAEAGLSFLGLGPSGSLTWGVMLNQAMAHNAFQVGAWWWFVPPGLLIALFGCGLSLINFSIDEIINPKLRNAPAAVKSVRKARKAGAEVTSSATTKEA from the coding sequence ATGTCTGACAACTCCACCACCCAGACCACTCCGGACACGGCGCTCGCCCAGGCGGCCGGCGCACCAGCGCTCAGCGGCGCTCCGCAGCGCGGCGGACTGAAGTCGTTCCTGCCGAGCTTCTCCGGCAAGCTCGCCATCGGCCTCGTCCTCACGCTCGGCATCACGGCCTTCGCGCTCATCGCGCCGCACGTGACGCAGGACCCGCGCAACTACGACTCCGACCGGTTCCTGCCGCCCGGCTCCGGGCACCTGCTCGGAACCAACAACCTCGGTGCCGACGTCCTCGCCCAGCTCGCCGAAGGTGCGGCCGGATCGCTCATGGTCGGTCTCGTCACCGGTGTCATCGCGATCCTGCTCTCGCTCGTCTTCGGCATCGTCGCGGGCTACCTCGGCGGCTGGACCGACGAGGTCCTCTCCCTCATCACGAGCATCATGCTCGTCATCCCGGGCCTCCCGCTCATCATCGTCATCGCGGCCTACCTCGAGAACCGCTCGCTCACGGTCATCGCGATCATCCTCGGCCTCACCAGCTGGGCCGGACCCGCGATCGTCCTGAGGACCCAGGCAAGATCGCTGCGCAACCGCGACTACGTCGCCGCCGCACGCGTCGCCGGCGAGCGCCCCCTACGCATCATCACCGTCGAGATCCTCCCGAACCTGCTCCCGCTCCTCGCGGCGCAGTTCCTCGGGGCGTTCGTCGCCGCGATCCTCGCGGAGGCCGGCCTCTCCTTCCTCGGTCTCGGCCCCTCCGGCTCGCTCACCTGGGGCGTCATGCTCAACCAGGCGATGGCGCACAACGCGTTCCAGGTCGGCGCCTGGTGGTGGTTCGTCCCGCCGGGCCTCCTCATCGCCCTCTTCGGTTGCGGTCTCTCGCTCATCAACTTCTCGATCGACGAGATCATCAACCCCAAGCTCCGCAACGCACCGGCCGCCGTCAAGAGCGTCCGCAAGGCGCGCAAGGCCGGCGCCGAGGTCACGTCCTCCGCCACGACGAAGGAGGCCTGA
- a CDS encoding ABC transporter ATP-binding protein, whose translation MVTAPLSSAAHEAYLAQQTPVLTATDVSVTYEVTPPVEAVKHVSLTLNRGEILGLAGESGCGKTTLAYGLNRLLKPPALLTSGSVIFHDESGEDIDVVALDGKGLRTFRWDKVSMVFQGAMNSLNPVISIRAQIFDIFTTHRPSMSRKEKEERSAELLQLVGVDPNRLGSYAHELSGGMRQRVMIAMALALNPQVMIMDEPTTALDVVVQRGILREIMRLRERFNFAVVFITHDLPLLLEISDRIAVMRAGEIVELDTAENILGAPQHDYTKKLLGSFPSLFGERGDFVRSGMTETEAGK comes from the coding sequence ATGGTCACGGCACCCCTGAGCTCTGCGGCCCACGAGGCCTACCTCGCACAGCAGACGCCCGTCCTCACGGCGACCGACGTCTCCGTCACCTACGAGGTCACGCCCCCGGTCGAGGCCGTCAAGCACGTCTCGCTCACCCTCAACCGGGGCGAGATCCTCGGCCTCGCCGGCGAGTCCGGCTGCGGCAAGACGACCCTCGCCTACGGCCTCAACCGGCTCCTCAAGCCGCCGGCGCTCCTCACGAGCGGCTCGGTGATCTTCCACGACGAGAGCGGCGAGGACATCGACGTCGTCGCGCTCGACGGCAAGGGCCTGCGGACGTTCCGCTGGGACAAGGTCTCGATGGTCTTCCAGGGCGCGATGAACTCGCTCAACCCGGTGATCTCGATCCGCGCCCAGATCTTCGACATCTTCACGACGCACCGTCCGTCGATGTCGCGCAAGGAGAAGGAGGAGCGCTCGGCCGAGCTGCTCCAGCTCGTCGGCGTCGACCCGAACCGGCTCGGCTCCTACGCGCACGAGCTCTCCGGCGGTATGCGCCAGCGCGTCATGATCGCCATGGCCCTCGCGCTCAACCCGCAGGTGATGATCATGGACGAGCCGACGACGGCTCTCGACGTCGTCGTCCAGCGAGGCATCCTCCGCGAGATCATGCGGCTCCGCGAGCGTTTCAACTTCGCGGTCGTCTTCATCACGCACGACCTCCCGCTCCTTCTGGAGATCTCCGACCGCATCGCGGTCATGCGTGCCGGCGAGATCGTCGAGCTCGACACCGCCGAGAACATCCTCGGGGCACCCCAGCACGACTACACGAAGAAGCTCCTCGGGTCCTTCCCCAGCCTCTTCGGCGAGCGCGGCGACTTCGTCCGCTCCGGCATGACCGAGACGGAGGCGGGCAAGTGA
- a CDS encoding ABC transporter ATP-binding protein — MTESLEVRDLTKDFKIRKGLKSSQLRAADHVSFTLEPGKTIALVGESGSGKSTVARMIAKLETPSSGQILLDGKDSATHGAALRSYRNNVQMVFQDPFASLNPFHSIAHHLERPLRIHGRSKSRSDLDATVNELLERVNLTPANSYAQRRPHELSGGQRQRVAIARALAPGARFLIADEPVSMLDVSIRLGVLNLLARLQREENLGVLYITHDLATARHFSDEILVMFRGKVVERGPSDEVILNPQHDYTKLLLSAAPEPTNQGKLRREVREELASGAGPGDRFGTSGL, encoded by the coding sequence GTGACCGAGAGCCTCGAGGTCCGCGACCTCACCAAGGACTTCAAGATCCGCAAGGGCCTCAAGAGCAGCCAGCTGCGCGCGGCCGACCACGTGAGCTTCACGCTGGAGCCCGGCAAGACCATCGCGCTCGTCGGCGAGTCCGGCTCGGGCAAGTCGACCGTCGCCCGCATGATCGCGAAGCTCGAGACGCCGTCGTCCGGCCAGATCCTCCTCGACGGCAAGGACTCCGCGACGCACGGCGCCGCGCTGCGCTCCTACCGCAACAACGTGCAGATGGTCTTCCAGGACCCGTTCGCGTCGCTCAACCCGTTCCACTCGATCGCTCACCACCTCGAGCGTCCCCTGCGGATCCACGGCCGGTCGAAGTCGCGCAGCGACCTCGACGCCACGGTCAACGAGCTCCTCGAGCGCGTCAACCTCACGCCGGCGAACAGCTACGCGCAGCGTCGTCCGCACGAGCTCTCGGGCGGCCAGCGCCAGCGCGTCGCGATCGCCCGGGCACTCGCGCCCGGCGCGCGGTTCCTCATCGCTGACGAGCCGGTCTCGATGCTCGACGTCTCGATCCGCCTCGGTGTCCTCAACCTGCTGGCCCGCCTGCAGCGCGAGGAGAACCTCGGCGTCCTCTACATCACGCACGACCTCGCAACCGCACGACACTTCTCCGACGAGATCCTCGTGATGTTCCGCGGCAAGGTCGTCGAGCGTGGGCCGTCGGACGAGGTCATCCTCAACCCGCAGCACGACTACACGAAGCTGCTTCTCTCCGCGGCGCCCGAGCCCACCAACCAGGGCAAGCTCCGCCGTGAGGTCCGCGAGGAGCTCGCGAGCGGCGCCGGCCCCGGCGACCGCTTCGGCACCAGCGGCCTGTGA
- a CDS encoding beta-N-acetylhexosaminidase, with product MTGSAASRSLLPLPRSVAAGQGTVALHDGSRMHVAPQLRPAARAWARDAAEAHGVDLVLTDEVDAPVVLEIDPVLPAGGYTLTTRRTGTRVRIGAGDLAGAFAAVQTLRQLAGPDGFRRGPVRNAGRIELPVIQVEDAPRFAWRGILLDVARHFLPKADVLRFIDLAAAHHLNVLHLHLTDDQGWRVEIDAFPRLTEVGSWRPTTQVGSWRFPNLDGRPHGGFYTKDDLREIVAYARARGVEVMPEIDVPGHVEAAIAAYPELGVSKKPHQVRTTWGISTQVLDPSEASLDFFRTVVDELVEVFDGPWFGIGGDEVPPHLWLDAPHVVAQAEALGLGSVAELHGWFLGRLAEHVLARGRRPVVWDEGVTEHLPQQAIVTSWRGFAAGVRATQAGHDVVMAPEQVVYLDHRASEREDEPVPVGFARTLEDVYAFEPLPDDVLARTGPVGPGRVLGVQACLWSEYLHDARRRDYAAFPRLAAFAEVAWSPATDRSLGSAAQDEFRARLVDAHLPRLAAAGVEHRPLDGPLPWQQLPGLPGWPIDLAATLAAAGPEGHVGGWHEGNEHGDAGLAAAPADGTPE from the coding sequence GTGACCGGCTCCGCGGCGTCACGCAGCCTGCTCCCCCTCCCGCGATCTGTCGCCGCGGGTCAGGGGACCGTCGCCCTCCACGACGGTTCGCGGATGCATGTCGCTCCTCAGCTCCGTCCGGCAGCCCGCGCCTGGGCCCGTGACGCCGCGGAAGCCCACGGTGTCGACCTCGTCCTCACGGACGAGGTCGACGCACCCGTGGTCCTCGAGATCGACCCCGTCCTCCCTGCGGGCGGGTACACGCTGACGACCCGCCGCACCGGCACGCGCGTGCGGATCGGCGCGGGCGACCTCGCCGGAGCCTTCGCCGCCGTGCAGACCCTGCGCCAGCTCGCAGGTCCCGACGGCTTCCGGCGCGGTCCCGTGCGGAACGCGGGCCGGATCGAGCTTCCCGTCATCCAGGTCGAGGACGCCCCCCGCTTCGCGTGGCGCGGCATCCTGCTCGACGTCGCCCGGCACTTCCTGCCGAAGGCCGACGTCCTGCGGTTCATCGACCTCGCGGCAGCCCACCACCTCAACGTGCTCCACCTGCACCTCACGGACGACCAGGGCTGGCGCGTCGAGATCGACGCGTTCCCCCGGCTCACCGAGGTCGGCTCGTGGCGCCCGACGACGCAGGTCGGTTCGTGGCGCTTCCCCAATCTCGACGGCCGCCCGCACGGCGGCTTCTACACGAAGGACGACCTGCGCGAGATCGTCGCGTACGCGCGCGCCCGTGGCGTCGAGGTCATGCCGGAGATCGACGTGCCTGGTCACGTCGAGGCCGCGATCGCGGCGTACCCCGAGCTCGGCGTGTCGAAGAAGCCGCACCAGGTCCGCACCACGTGGGGCATCTCGACGCAGGTGCTCGACCCGTCCGAGGCGAGCCTCGACTTCTTCCGCACCGTCGTCGACGAGCTCGTCGAGGTGTTCGACGGGCCCTGGTTCGGCATCGGCGGCGACGAGGTCCCGCCGCACCTGTGGCTCGACGCGCCGCACGTCGTCGCGCAGGCCGAGGCCCTGGGCCTCGGCTCGGTCGCAGAGCTGCACGGCTGGTTCCTCGGCCGTCTGGCCGAGCACGTCCTCGCACGCGGTCGCCGGCCCGTCGTGTGGGACGAGGGTGTGACCGAGCACCTCCCGCAGCAGGCGATCGTCACGTCGTGGCGCGGCTTCGCGGCCGGCGTCCGGGCGACCCAGGCGGGCCACGACGTCGTCATGGCGCCCGAGCAGGTCGTCTACCTCGACCACCGTGCCTCGGAGCGCGAGGACGAGCCGGTGCCTGTCGGCTTCGCACGCACGCTCGAGGACGTGTATGCGTTCGAGCCGCTGCCGGACGACGTGCTCGCACGGACGGGCCCCGTGGGCCCGGGTCGAGTGCTCGGCGTCCAGGCGTGCCTGTGGTCGGAGTACCTCCACGACGCCCGACGGCGCGACTACGCGGCGTTCCCGCGCCTCGCGGCGTTCGCCGAGGTCGCGTGGTCGCCCGCGACGGACCGCTCCCTCGGGTCGGCGGCGCAGGACGAGTTCCGCGCGCGCCTCGTCGACGCCCACCTGCCGCGCCTCGCGGCCGCGGGCGTCGAGCACCGCCCCCTCGACGGTCCCCTCCCCTGGCAGCAGCTGCCGGGCCTGCCGGGCTGGCCGATCGACCTCGCGGCGACCCTCGCCGCAGCGGGCCCCGAGGGCCATGTCGGTGGGTGGCACGAGGGCAACGAGCACGGCGACGCGGGTCTCGCGGCGGCGCCGGCCGACGGGACCCCGGAGTGA
- a CDS encoding amidohydrolase family protein, with protein sequence MIVRGARLPLGTHLSAPVDLHVTGDRVSAVVPAGRGVDLPEGPVLDAGGRVALPGFVDAHSHAESAVFDADVQAALLRQGVTTVVLGLDGVSYAPDPNGRGWAGEYFAGILGAHPTFRGGSVADLLATYEGAVPVNVAYLAPHGTIRHAVLGASDAPADDDARARIVALLREALDDGAVGLSTGLEYVPAAHADRAELEALLTEVARRDLVHASHMRGYEEHAARALGELADLALATGVRTHVSHLHGPAAEVLGALAAAEARGVSMTHDTYPFLRGCSILSMVALPTWLPLADAAATRAALGDPATAARVGEHLATLDDLWPRVTLASVPGDLAWTEGLALLEVASRLGTTPADAALRLLVASDLRVTCIFQQPPTGTEASLTALATHGGHTVGSDSIYPGSRPHPRGWATFPATLARMLAPTGPWSWADAAEHLAGRGARAHSLARGTLTVGAVADLVLVDPDRLAARATYDDPRLPAEGIDDVVVAGVQVLTDGRLTGATPGRALRPDPEGGRR encoded by the coding sequence GTGATCGTCCGCGGCGCCCGCCTCCCGCTCGGCACGCATCTCTCGGCACCCGTCGACCTCCATGTCACGGGTGACCGGGTCTCCGCCGTCGTGCCCGCAGGCCGCGGCGTCGACCTTCCCGAGGGACCGGTCCTCGATGCGGGCGGGCGCGTCGCGCTGCCCGGCTTCGTCGACGCGCACTCGCACGCGGAGTCGGCGGTGTTCGACGCCGACGTCCAGGCCGCGCTCCTGCGGCAGGGCGTGACGACCGTGGTCCTCGGTCTTGACGGCGTCTCGTACGCACCGGACCCGAACGGCCGTGGCTGGGCCGGGGAGTACTTCGCCGGGATCCTCGGTGCGCACCCGACGTTCCGCGGCGGCTCCGTCGCGGACCTGCTCGCGACGTACGAGGGCGCGGTCCCCGTCAACGTCGCCTACCTCGCGCCGCACGGCACGATCCGGCACGCGGTGCTCGGCGCGTCGGACGCCCCGGCGGACGACGACGCACGCGCGCGCATCGTCGCGCTGCTGCGCGAGGCGCTCGACGACGGCGCCGTCGGCCTGTCGACCGGTCTCGAGTACGTGCCGGCCGCGCACGCGGACCGGGCCGAGCTCGAGGCGCTGCTCACGGAGGTCGCACGCCGCGACCTCGTCCACGCGAGCCACATGCGCGGCTACGAGGAGCACGCGGCCCGCGCTCTCGGCGAGCTCGCGGACCTCGCTCTCGCGACGGGCGTGCGGACCCATGTCTCGCACCTGCACGGCCCGGCCGCCGAGGTCCTCGGGGCGCTCGCCGCGGCCGAGGCCCGCGGCGTGAGCATGACCCACGACACCTACCCTTTCCTCCGCGGCTGCTCGATCCTCTCGATGGTCGCCCTGCCGACGTGGCTGCCGCTCGCTGACGCCGCAGCGACGCGCGCGGCGCTCGGCGACCCGGCGACCGCCGCACGCGTCGGCGAGCACCTCGCGACGCTCGACGACCTCTGGCCGCGCGTGACGCTCGCCTCCGTCCCCGGCGATCTCGCGTGGACCGAGGGGCTCGCGCTGCTCGAGGTCGCGTCGCGGCTCGGCACGACACCCGCTGACGCAGCGCTGCGCCTCCTCGTCGCGTCCGACCTGCGCGTCACGTGCATCTTCCAGCAGCCCCCGACGGGCACGGAGGCGTCCCTCACCGCGCTCGCGACGCACGGCGGCCACACGGTCGGCTCCGACTCGATCTACCCCGGCTCCCGCCCGCACCCGCGCGGCTGGGCGACCTTCCCCGCGACCCTCGCCCGCATGCTCGCGCCCACGGGGCCGTGGTCGTGGGCGGATGCCGCCGAGCACCTCGCAGGTCGCGGGGCACGCGCGCACTCGCTCGCGCGCGGGACGCTCACGGTCGGCGCGGTGGCCGACCTCGTGCTCGTCGACCCGGACCGTCTCGCGGCGCGTGCGACGTACGACGACCCGCGTCTCCCTGCGGAGGGCATCGACGACGTCGTCGTCGCCGGAGTGCAGGTCCTCACGGACGGACGGCTCACGGGAGCCACGCCCGGGCGCGCGCTGCGCCCCGACCCGGAAGGCGGTCGACGATGA
- a CDS encoding alanine racemase has translation MTATTTRTATGTVLGPWTKGLCLDGALPIEELRARLAVDRPSLDDPLFSWPLLTLGADALDNNLAAMAHVAAARGVLHAPHAKTHMSPQLAARQIAAGAWGLTVADGAQLRAVLAWELADLRRVVVANEMLDARDLRWLCAELARRAALGRPLEVLVQVDSARGIEVLAGILAGIPGSAEPGAPVPAVLVELGASGGRAGARSLQEAEALGRLAHAQRVQVRGVSGYEGSVTHGHDAAALAAVRRFVGELRELAGRLVAGGVISLTPAAAPDETPGVVVSAGGSAYLDVVLDTLPGSIVPPGHRSPVEVRPVVRAGAYLTHDDGLLVRADPWSRMPADWVVTVPQPALRVHAQVLSTPEPGLAIIGAGRRHVPYDIDLPVPLGLPGWEIVKVDDQHAYLRHTEAEPGAPGPASLQPGEVVTLGLSHPCTAFDKWRTAILVDADGHAVDVVETQL, from the coding sequence ATGACTGCGACGACGACGAGGACGGCGACCGGGACCGTCCTCGGGCCCTGGACGAAGGGCCTGTGCCTCGACGGCGCGCTGCCGATCGAGGAGCTGCGGGCGCGCCTCGCGGTCGACCGTCCGTCTCTTGACGACCCCCTCTTCTCGTGGCCGCTGCTCACGCTCGGCGCGGACGCGCTCGACAACAACCTCGCGGCGATGGCACACGTCGCTGCCGCCCGTGGTGTCCTTCACGCGCCGCACGCGAAGACGCACATGTCGCCGCAGCTCGCGGCGCGCCAGATCGCGGCCGGCGCATGGGGTCTCACGGTGGCCGACGGAGCCCAGCTGCGCGCTGTCCTCGCGTGGGAGCTCGCGGATCTGCGCCGTGTCGTCGTCGCCAACGAGATGCTCGACGCGCGCGACCTGCGCTGGCTGTGCGCGGAGCTCGCGCGCCGCGCCGCCCTCGGTCGGCCCCTCGAGGTTCTCGTCCAGGTCGACTCGGCGCGTGGCATCGAGGTGCTCGCGGGCATCCTCGCGGGGATCCCGGGCTCGGCCGAGCCTGGCGCGCCCGTCCCGGCCGTGCTCGTCGAGCTCGGCGCGAGCGGCGGCCGTGCAGGCGCGCGGAGCCTCCAGGAGGCCGAGGCGCTCGGTCGCCTCGCGCACGCGCAGCGGGTGCAGGTCCGCGGTGTGAGCGGCTACGAGGGCTCCGTGACCCATGGGCACGACGCCGCGGCGCTCGCCGCGGTCCGACGGTTCGTCGGCGAGCTGCGCGAGCTCGCGGGCCGGCTCGTCGCCGGCGGCGTCATCTCTCTCACCCCGGCCGCGGCGCCCGACGAGACGCCGGGCGTCGTCGTCTCGGCCGGCGGCAGCGCCTACCTCGACGTCGTGCTCGACACCCTGCCGGGCTCGATCGTGCCCCCGGGGCACCGTTCGCCGGTCGAGGTCCGTCCGGTCGTCCGCGCGGGCGCGTACCTCACCCACGACGACGGGCTCCTCGTACGCGCCGACCCCTGGTCCCGCATGCCGGCCGACTGGGTCGTGACCGTCCCGCAGCCCGCGCTGCGGGTCCACGCACAGGTCCTCTCGACGCCCGAGCCGGGCCTCGCGATCATCGGCGCGGGCCGCCGCCACGTCCCCTACGACATCGACCTGCCGGTGCCCCTCGGGCTGCCGGGGTGGGAGATCGTCAAGGTCGACGACCAGCACGCCTACCTGCGCCACACCGAGGCGGAGCCGGGCGCACCGGGTCCCGCGTCGCTCCAGCCCGGGGAGGTCGTCACGCTCGGCCTCTCCCACCCGTGCACCGCGTTCGACAAGTGGCGCACGGCCATCCTCGTCGACGCCGACGGCCACGCCGTCGACGTCGTCGAGACCCAGCTCTGA
- a CDS encoding RidA family protein — protein MTVGPKVAVSTPDAPAPAHTFHQGVRRGPFVQVSGQGPVDPATSEYLFPGDVAAQTTRTLRNVLAIVEAAGATFDDIMMLRVYLTRREDFPIMNEAYGAFVEEHSTTGVLPSRTTVFTGLPREEMLVEIDAFAIVAD, from the coding sequence ATGACCGTCGGACCCAAGGTCGCCGTCAGCACGCCGGACGCGCCGGCCCCCGCGCACACCTTCCACCAGGGGGTCCGCCGCGGCCCGTTCGTCCAGGTCTCGGGCCAGGGCCCGGTCGACCCGGCGACGAGCGAGTACCTCTTCCCCGGCGACGTCGCGGCGCAGACGACGCGCACGCTCCGCAACGTCCTCGCGATCGTCGAGGCCGCGGGCGCGACGTTCGACGACATCATGATGCTGCGGGTCTACCTCACGCGCCGCGAGGACTTCCCCATCATGAACGAGGCGTACGGGGCCTTCGTCGAGGAGCACTCGACGACGGGCGTCCTGCCGTCGCGCACGACGGTCTTCACGGGCCTCCCGCGCGAGGAGATGCTCGTCGAGATCGACGCGTTCGCGATCGTCGCGGACTGA